The Patescibacteria group bacterium DNA segment TTGTATTAAATTCCTACAAGCCTGCCTGCCGGCAGGCAGGCTACTTCCTACAAGCTACAAGCTCGTCAGGAGCAGCCGCTCGTTCCTCCGCAGTTCAAACATTTATAGCACGCGCCGTTTCTCACCATCATGCTGCCGCAGGTATCGCAAACCGGCGCGTCGGCTTGCATGTCAAAAGTCACTGTGTCATCCTGTCCGAGCTGGCGGCCGAGCGGTAATTTTTGTTTTTTCAAATCAATCTCTTCAACCTTTTCCGAGGGCGTCTGCGTCTCTATCTGCTGGGGCAGTTCCTGCGGCGCGTTGATGCCGATCATTGCCTGCTCTTCGGCCGGCAAAAATTTCATAGACAACCAGCGGAAAATATAATCAATAATTGATTTCGCGATACGGATATTCGGATTGTTAGTCACACCCGACGGCTCAAACCGCATGTGCGCGAATTTATTCACCAGCACGCGGAGCGGCACTCCGTACTGCATGCCAATTGAAACTGACGTGGCAAATGCGTCCATGAGTCCGGAGATCACGCTGCCCGTCTTGCTCATGGTGATAAAAATCTCTCCTGGTTCGCCGTTGTCAAACATACCGACCGTAATATAACCCTCGTGATTGGCTACCGAGAATTTATGGGTGATAGAACGGCGCTCATCCGGCATACGGCGGCGGCGCGGCTTGTACTCTTCGGCTCTTGCCTCGGCCGCTTTTGCCGGTTTCACATCCTTGCCGTCTTTCGAAGTAGTGAGCGGCTGGGTGCGTTTTGAATTGTTGCGGTAGATCGCGATTGCCTTAAGACCAGAACGCCAGGCCAGCATATAAGTTTCCGCGATTTCATCTTCGGTCGCATCCTCCGGCATGTTTACGGTTTTGGAAATCGCACCCGAAAGAAACGGCTGGACCGCGGACATCATTTTCACGTGTCCGATGTAATGGATACTTCGCTTGCCGTTCTGCGGTTTAAAAGCGCAGTCAAAAACCTTGAGATGCTCTTCTTTGAGATTCGGCGCGCCCTCAATCGTATCGTTCGCGTCAATGTATTCCAGGATCAACTTTACCTGTTCGGCCGGATATCCCAGATCGGCAAGCGCTTCAGGCACGGTGTGATTAATCATTTTAATTAAGCCGCCGCCGACCAGCCATTTATATTTTACAAGCGCGATATCCGGCTCAATGCCCGTGGTATCGCAATCCATCAAGAATCCGATCGTTCCGGTCGGCGCAAGAACCGTCACCTGCGCGTTCTTGTACCCGCTCTCTTGGCCGTGCGCCAAAGCCTCATCCCACATGCGGTTTGCTGTTTCCAGAAGAAGCGGCGGCGCGCCCGCCGGTTCGATCCGCTGGCTCGCATCACGATGCATTTCAATCACACGCAAAAACGATTCTTCATTTTCCGGATAACAACGGAAGGTGCCCAGGCGTTCCGCCAGGCGGGCCGACTGGTCATAAGCCGTCGCGGTCATAAGAGATGTCACTCCGGCCGCGAAATTTCGTCCTTCATCACCGTCATAAGCCAGGCCGCGCGACATAAGAAGCGCGCCGAGATTGGCATACCCCAGCCCGAGCGGACGAAAATCCCGCGCGTTCTGCTCGATCGCCGGCGTAGGATAGGAAGAATTGTCAATCACAATCTCCTGCGCCGTGACCAAGGTCCGAGCGGTATGGATAAATTGTTGCGTATCAAACTCACCGTCTTCACGACGGCATTTCATCAAATTGATTGAAGCGAGATTGCACGCCGAATCATCCAGAAACATATATTCCGAGCAGGGATTGGAGGCATTAATGCGGCCCGACACCGGACAGGTGTGCCAGCGGTTCACGGTCGTGTCGAACTGCAGGCCCGGATCGCCGCAAATCCACGCCGCCTTGGAAATCTGCTTCATCAAATCCTTGGCGCGAAATTTTTCAAGTGTCTCGCCGGTGGTCACTTTTTTTGTCGCCCACTCTTCATCCGCCTCAACCGCGTGCATGAAATCGTCGTTCACGCGCACGCTGTTATTTGCATTTTGAAAAAATATTGAATTATACGCCTCGCCGTCAAATGATCCGTCATACCCCGCGTCAATTAACGCCCATGCTTTTTTCTCTTCGCTGGATTTGCAGTTTATAAATTCAACAATATCCGGATGGTCAATATTTAAAATTACCATCTTGGCCGCGCGCCGCGTCTTGCCGCCGGACTTGATAACCCCGGCAAAAGCGTCAAAGCCCTTCATGAAAGAAACCGGCCCCGAAGACTTGCCCGACGAGGAACCCAGAAACTCTTTTGAAGAACGAAGTGATGAAAGATTGCTGCCCGTTCCGGAACCGTATTTAAAAAGCATGCCCTCGGTCATCGCGAGGTTCAGAATCGAACGCATGTCATCCTGCACCGAATTAATAAAGCATGCCGATGTCTGCGGCCGCTCGCTGATACCCACATTAAACCAGACTGGGCTATTGAACGCCGCGTATTGATTCGCGAGAATATAACATAGCTCGTCTTCAAACGCCTGCGCGTCTTCCTGGGTTTCAAAATATCCACCGCAGCGCCCCCAGTCGGTAATCGTTTTTGTAACCCGGTCAATCATCTGCTTCAGGCTCAACTCCCGATCCGGTTTGCCAATCTGGCCGCGAAAATATTTGGAAACAACAATATTTGTCGCGGTTTGCGACCAGGCTTTGGGAACCTCAACATCCTTTTGCTCAAAAACCACCTCGCCCTTGTCGTTCGTGATGCGGGCGTCACGCCGCTCCCACTCAATCGCATCATATGGATGTACTCCCGGAACTGTAAAAAACCGCGTGAACCGGATGCCCGGACCGTAAACCGGAACCTTCTCCAGGCTCTGGCCTTTTTTCTGGCGGTAAGCAATAAAACACTTGGCCACGTGCGTCAGATTATGGTCAATCAGCGTTACCTGAACAATTTCACGCACCTCATCGGACGTCGGGGTGGTGTGCCCGTTGAATTGATACGCCAGCCGGCTCAAGACCTGGCTCGCGACCTTGCGCGCCAGAGCCGCATCCTTCATCCCCGCGTCCGTAAAGCTGTACCAAATAGATTTGGTGAGCTTATCCGGGTTGAAATCCTGCACGTCCCCGTTTCTTTTCTTTATATTTTTTACCGTGGCCAAATACTGCCAAACCCGCTCCGGCACCTCCTTGGCCGCAAGTGAATCCGTGACGGAAAAAAATTGTTTTTCTTGGCCGCGCGAAATTGATTGGTCCATATTGGCAATATTTAGCTGTATTTAAAGCGAGAATAAAAAATACCTGCCTGCCGCCTGCCTGCCGGTAGGCAGGGCAGGCAGGTGAGTCGTAAAACGGATAACTCATATTAATGTCCTGACACAATATCTTGTGCCCGCAAAAACTATTATAACACAAGATATTGTGTTCCGCTTGTGGATAACTCACCCAATTTCTGGTTCTGCTATTGCCTAAAATTTATACAGATAAAAGCACCCCGCCCCAACCCGCTCTTTCCGGACCGCCGACCGCCTGAGAAGCGGAAAGGCGCAACAAACCACCCTCGCCCCAGGCTTAACCTCTTTTTCAATCTTTTCTTCGAGTCGAACCATGGCCTTGGGCATAAGGTAGGCGGTAATCACATCGGCTTGGCCAAAATCAGCTTTATACATGTTACCGCGCTTGATTTTGACACGGCCTCCCAATCCCCTGATCCACAAATCCAGCCGAGACAACCAGGCCAGAAACGGGTTTAGTTCAATGCCCACGCCCCGGGCCTGAAATTTTTTAGCTGCTTCAATCAAAACCCGGGCATCGCCCGAACCCAAATCCATTACCACCTCATTGGGCTTGACCTCGGCAATCTCAAGCATACGTCGAACTTTAGCTGTCGTAAGCGGCACCCACGGCGCGCTCATAAAATTTGAAATAAACACAACCATGGTCCAAAACAGACCCAGTGAAAGAAAGAATAATTCAACAACCAAATATACCATAAAATAATTCCTACAAGCTACAAGCCTGCCTGCCGGCAGGCAGGCTAATTCCTACAAGCTCGTCATGCTTACCAGCTTCCGCCGCCTCCGCCGCCAAATCCCCCACCCGAACCGCCGCCGGAAAACCCGCTCCCCCCGCTCCCGGCCGAGGACGGACGCGAAGCCATAGTGCTCCGCGTTGAACTTTCAAATGAATTCAGCGTACTCACAAACAAGAGAGTATTGAACATGCCCGGCTGGCCCTCATACCAGTCCGGCGCCGTCGTGTAAATATCCTTAAACTGCCCGGCCCATTCCTTTTCCACGCCCAATACCATGGCGTATGCCAAAAATTCTTCAAATTGCTCCGGTTTCTTTGCCGGGGCATTATGAAACTTTAAGCGGTCGGTTTCCGTCACCTTGAGAAAGTCCTTGAACCCCAAAATTCGCTCCTTCACGATGCTGCCATCGCGCGTGCGCTTGACCATGAAGCGCGAAAAAAACATCACAATAATTCCCGAGATAATCGCGCCGACCCCGTTGGCCGCCGAGCCGCTGGAAAACGCCGCGAATCCGCCAATGGTCGCAATGGCAATACCGACCGAAATATAAGCCGCCTTAACCGAGTCCGATCGGTGGGTAAAGTATTTCTTTTCCATCATCTTGGCGTACAAAACCTTGGTCAGTTCGGGCAGGCTTTTATAAAATTTATTCTTGAGCGCCGAAGTGCGCACCGCGTCCTTTGTGCCAAAAACCGCGGCCAGATAATCCTGCTCAAATTTGCTTTCCGGCGCCTTGCCCGGGTTCAGGCGGACGAGCTCATAATCAATTGATTTGCCGATGAACTGCTTTTCTTCAATGTATTTTATTTTCATAAACCCGCGCCGCGCCAGATCAATCATGGTGGCGCTTAAATCCTTCATGTCTGCGCGCGTATCCACTGCCGTGCCTAGTTCGGCCGGCAAAAGCCCGTCCGGCGCCTCATACTCCGGGATTATGGTCCCCCGGCCCGGCTCATCCTTGCCGCGCTTCCACCAGAGCGCGAACATTGCGGCGATTGTAATAAGCGGCAAAACTCCGCCCCAGTTATCCTGAAAAAACCAGAATATATTTTGCATCAAACTCGGTTTGGCCACAACTCCCTTATCCCAGCCCGCCACGATTGTCATGCCTTCGTAAGCCGCGAACCCCCGGCTGGCACGATAATAAAAACCCCGGTCCGTGGATTCAATAGTACACGCCTCCTCCGTGCTCGCGTAGGCGCCGGTAAAACACTTGGCAATCGCGTTCTCGTTCACCGCGCCTTCGGGTAAAATCACCTCGGCCTCATGCGATATAATTGGCACTTCCCATTCGTTTCCGCTCGTATTCCAGTACAATTCGTCGTGATCATCAAAATAATTCAGCCCGCGCAAAACCTTATATTGGATTATATAAGTGTGCATGCCGGTTATGAGGGTGTTCGCGTCGCCAATTTTGATTTCCAGTTTGCCGAACGACCGGCTCATCTCGTATGCATAGGGCTGACCCGCCTCATCCGCCACGCTTAAAACTTCAATGCGCAATTTATAATTACTCGCATCGCGCGTGTATTTGTACGGAATCGTCCGATAAATACCGTGCCGCTCCAGCTCGCCAAAATTATAATCAATCCGCTCGGCCACGGTCAGCGACCCGTCCTCATTCACCTGCAATACGGTCTGAAACAAATCGATCTGCTCAGCCTGCGCCGACACTGGGCTAAACCAAAACGCGCCGGTCAAGATCACTAAAAATGCAATTGCTAATACTTTTTTCATAATAAAATTATATAAAATCAATGCCTATATATTACATCAATCCAAGGGAAATTCAAACAAATTTCCAAAATTCACATCCGCAGTAATTCTGCCGATAGATTTCATGTTCCGCCGTGCGCCGCCGCGTCTCTTCCTGCCCGCCGGCTTTTTTCCAATCCCCGGCCAAAAATTTGACGCCATATTCCCCTGCCCGTTTCTCGCCAATCGGATTGATTATATCCGCCCGTTTATTGCGGCCGATCGTGAGCGTGGTGGCAAAAAAATCAAACCCATGCTCACGTGAATAACGCGCCGTCTCGCCTAACCGATAGTCAAAGCAGACGGCGCAGCGCTTGCCGCCCTCGGACTCGGTCTCGAGCCCGCGCACTGCCTCAAGCCAGGCATTGTGATCATATTCTCCTTCAATAAACTCAATCCCAAGCCGTTCGGCCGTCGCCTTGGCCGCGTCCCGCCGGCGTTCATATTCGTCTGTCGGATAAATATTCGGGTTGAAATAAAAAATCGTAACCGCGTACTCGACCGCGAGCATTTCCGGCACCCAGGCGCCGCATACGCCACAACAGGTGTGGAGAAGTAATTTTGATTTTGTCTCATCCATATACTACTTGACAAATCTTATCATAACCGAGAGAATCAAAAAAGAACCTTAACGAAACATGGAGGTGCGCCTTGGCAACTCAAATCACCGGCCAAATCGTCGGAATCTCCTCTCGAGTCCAGCGGCTTACGCAAAAATTCATCCTTAACTATCTGCCCCTCATCGCCTGCGTCAAGCACCACCCTCAAACCCTGGCAACGCTTTGGGGAATCAGCGAACGGATACCCCAACGCGACTTCATAATAAGCGTGGCTAAGAAACTCATGGGGGACAATTTCAGCTACGCGAGCCTCAATGACGGCGACCGGAAAGCTCTAGATTCCACGCTTTATCGGCTGGAAGAAGTGGAGCGCTGGGCAAACTACCGCGAATGGGGCGGCCATGAGAATTCCCTGCTCCATACCGTCCGCGACATCTTCTTCATCCCCTATCTCGCGAACCTTGAAGAAGAGTACGGCCGCCGCATCGACCGTGAAGTCCTGATGCAGGCTTTCCTGCTCCATGACTGGGGCGAAATCGCCACCAACGATACGCTCTGGAAGCACAAGGACAAGGTCAAGACCGAGGCGAGCGAACTTGAATACTTCCGGCAGATTGCCGCGAGAATCGTGCCCGACTCTGAAGAGCGCCATGGCTGGATTCAGGCATATCTCCTGCAGTACGCCTTCGCTCCGGAAGAAGAAATCGGTCTTCTCTCCCTGGAAAAGGAAGATAAAAATCTTGTGCTCGTACTCAAGCGGGCTTACCCGGTTGAAGCTTTGATCTTCAACGCCGCCGAACGGCTTGGCTATCTGTGCTACGCCATCAACTGCTACACGCGCGCCGGATATTTCCCGGCCATCATCCAGATCCTGCGCAATCAGCAGAACGGCCTGCTCTACCTCGCCGAGCCCGGCAACCTCCACTCGCTCCGCAATCACCTTTTCACCCGCCGGATTCAGCGCCAGACACAACGGCTCATTACCGCCTGCGACCGCCACTTCTTGGAGGTATAAACAAAATCCCGCCACCGAACACTCTTCGGGGACGGGATATTTTTTTACCTCTTTCTACAGTTCAATCGTCAGCTTGGAATATTTCCAGACCTTGACCGCGATCACGATAATCGCCACGCCGAGAATCACGAACATCACCGAAACCAGCGCCACTAAAAGTTCCGGAAATATGGCGATCAGGATGCCGAGCGCGATTAAAAAAACTCCCTGGATCAATAGCGACCAAAAAAATTGCCGCACTACTTTGAAGACTATCTCCAATTTTTCCATAAAATTTTCTAAATTATTAATTAATAATAACCGCGCTGTGATCCAGATACGACCAGTTCTTCATGAAATCCGCGTAACTCATCTTGATGCGGCCCCTCATCGGGTCAACTAGATTAACTTGCGTCGGATTTTCCGCCGTCCCTTCCCAGCCCGTCACCACGTAAGTATGTTCGCCCACAAATCCGAGCACCTTCGCGCCCTCCGAGGTTTTCCAGATCATGGCGCGCGGATTTTGCGTGTAATTTCCCCAGACAATCACCGCGTTCCCGGCCTTGAGATTTGATGTAATATCCGGCCATTTTGCCTTGCGGATGGCTATTGCCGGACGGTATTTATTTGCCATTTTCGCGACCGGCTCCCAATAGATGCCATATCCCGTCATTCTCGGCTGACTACCGTTGATGTTGCCCACATAACCCTTGCTCGGATCGCCCCACACGCCCCGGCTGTACCGCGCTGGTCCGCTCACCGGCTGAAGCTTGATCAATTCCGATTCACTGACATTCACGCCCTTATACGCCAAAGCCGACCGCAAACTCGCGACCTCGCAGCTCAGGCGATGCTCTTGCTTGTACAACGGAATATCAACCAAAAATCCCTGTGCCCCGTCAATTCCAATCGGCAAAACCAGCAAAAAAAATAATAAAAATAAAAAAAATTGAATTCTAGACATGTTATAATTTCAATATTATTATACCATATCAATGCGCATAAAAAAATGTTATAATATCCCTATATGATCTGGAGGGTGATATTATTCATTGTCATCATCGCGACACTAACCTTTGGAGTTTTTTTGTTCATCGCAAATCGCACCGATTACAGCCAGGGCGAACCGGCTTGGGGCGTCACCTTTAGCCCGGTCTTCGCCGAAGAACTCGGCCTCCCTCCCCATGATGTCTTTACCGCCATGCTCGACGACCTTCGGGTCAGCCACGTCCGCCTGCCCGGCTACTGGAGCGGCATTGAAAAAACTCCGGGTGAATTCGATTTTTCCGATTTGGACTGGTATGTTTCCGAAGCCGCGGCCCGGAACGTCAAAATCATCCTGGTTTTGGGACAGCGGCAGCCCCGCTGGCCCGAATGCTACTTTCCGGCCTGGGTAAAAAATCTGCCCGCAGCCGTACGCCAGGATCGCACTTTAAAATTTATCAGCGAGGTTGTCCGCCGTTACCAGAACAATGGCGCCATCGTGTATTGGCAGGTAGAGAATGAGCCCTTGCTCGATTTTTTTGGTGAATGCCCAGCCGGTGA contains these protein-coding regions:
- a CDS encoding epoxyqueuosine reductase QueH codes for the protein MDETKSKLLLHTCCGVCGAWVPEMLAVEYAVTIFYFNPNIYPTDEYERRRDAAKATAERLGIEFIEGEYDHNAWLEAVRGLETESEGGKRCAVCFDYRLGETARYSREHGFDFFATTLTIGRNKRADIINPIGEKRAGEYGVKFLAGDWKKAGGQEETRRRTAEHEIYRQNYCGCEFWKFV
- a CDS encoding DUF2207 domain-containing protein, which codes for MKKVLAIAFLVILTGAFWFSPVSAQAEQIDLFQTVLQVNEDGSLTVAERIDYNFGELERHGIYRTIPYKYTRDASNYKLRIEVLSVADEAGQPYAYEMSRSFGKLEIKIGDANTLITGMHTYIIQYKVLRGLNYFDDHDELYWNTSGNEWEVPIISHEAEVILPEGAVNENAIAKCFTGAYASTEEACTIESTDRGFYYRASRGFAAYEGMTIVAGWDKGVVAKPSLMQNIFWFFQDNWGGVLPLITIAAMFALWWKRGKDEPGRGTIIPEYEAPDGLLPAELGTAVDTRADMKDLSATMIDLARRGFMKIKYIEEKQFIGKSIDYELVRLNPGKAPESKFEQDYLAAVFGTKDAVRTSALKNKFYKSLPELTKVLYAKMMEKKYFTHRSDSVKAAYISVGIAIATIGGFAAFSSGSAANGVGAIISGIIVMFFSRFMVKRTRDGSIVKERILGFKDFLKVTETDRLKFHNAPAKKPEQFEEFLAYAMVLGVEKEWAGQFKDIYTTAPDWYEGQPGMFNTLLFVSTLNSFESSTRSTMASRPSSAGSGGSGFSGGGSGGGFGGGGGGSW
- a CDS encoding class I SAM-dependent methyltransferase, producing MVYLVVELFFLSLGLFWTMVVFISNFMSAPWVPLTTAKVRRMLEIAEVKPNEVVMDLGSGDARVLIEAAKKFQARGVGIELNPFLAWLSRLDLWIRGLGGRVKIKRGNMYKADFGQADVITAYLMPKAMVRLEEKIEKEVKPGARVVCCAFPLLRRSAVRKERVGAGCFYLYKF
- a CDS encoding C39 family peptidase; translation: MSRIQFFLFLLFFLLVLPIGIDGAQGFLVDIPLYKQEHRLSCEVASLRSALAYKGVNVSESELIKLQPVSGPARYSRGVWGDPSKGYVGNINGSQPRMTGYGIYWEPVAKMANKYRPAIAIRKAKWPDITSNLKAGNAVIVWGNYTQNPRAMIWKTSEGAKVLGFVGEHTYVVTGWEGTAENPTQVNLVDPMRGRIKMSYADFMKNWSYLDHSAVIIN
- a CDS encoding vitamin B12-dependent ribonucleotide reductase, giving the protein MDQSISRGQEKQFFSVTDSLAAKEVPERVWQYLATVKNIKKRNGDVQDFNPDKLTKSIWYSFTDAGMKDAALARKVASQVLSRLAYQFNGHTTPTSDEVREIVQVTLIDHNLTHVAKCFIAYRQKKGQSLEKVPVYGPGIRFTRFFTVPGVHPYDAIEWERRDARITNDKGEVVFEQKDVEVPKAWSQTATNIVVSKYFRGQIGKPDRELSLKQMIDRVTKTITDWGRCGGYFETQEDAQAFEDELCYILANQYAAFNSPVWFNVGISERPQTSACFINSVQDDMRSILNLAMTEGMLFKYGSGTGSNLSSLRSSKEFLGSSSGKSSGPVSFMKGFDAFAGVIKSGGKTRRAAKMVILNIDHPDIVEFINCKSSEEKKAWALIDAGYDGSFDGEAYNSIFFQNANNSVRVNDDFMHAVEADEEWATKKVTTGETLEKFRAKDLMKQISKAAWICGDPGLQFDTTVNRWHTCPVSGRINASNPCSEYMFLDDSACNLASINLMKCRREDGEFDTQQFIHTARTLVTAQEIVIDNSSYPTPAIEQNARDFRPLGLGYANLGALLMSRGLAYDGDEGRNFAAGVTSLMTATAYDQSARLAERLGTFRCYPENEESFLRVIEMHRDASQRIEPAGAPPLLLETANRMWDEALAHGQESGYKNAQVTVLAPTGTIGFLMDCDTTGIEPDIALVKYKWLVGGGLIKMINHTVPEALADLGYPAEQVKLILEYIDANDTIEGAPNLKEEHLKVFDCAFKPQNGKRSIHYIGHVKMMSAVQPFLSGAISKTVNMPEDATEDEIAETYMLAWRSGLKAIAIYRNNSKRTQPLTTSKDGKDVKPAKAAEARAEEYKPRRRRMPDERRSITHKFSVANHEGYITVGMFDNGEPGEIFITMSKTGSVISGLMDAFATSVSIGMQYGVPLRVLVNKFAHMRFEPSGVTNNPNIRIAKSIIDYIFRWLSMKFLPAEEQAMIGINAPQELPQQIETQTPSEKVEEIDLKKQKLPLGRQLGQDDTVTFDMQADAPVCDTCGSMMVRNGACYKCLNCGGTSGCS